In Flavobacteriaceae bacterium, the following proteins share a genomic window:
- a CDS encoding 30S ribosomal protein S19 — MARSLKKGPYVHYKLERKVAANVEANKKTVIKTWSRASLITPDFVGQTIAVHNGRQFVPVYVTENMVGHKLGEFSPTRSFRGHAGAKNKGKK; from the coding sequence ATGGCAAGATCATTAAAAAAAGGACCATACGTTCATTATAAGCTTGAAAGAAAAGTAGCTGCGAATGTAGAAGCTAACAAAAAAACAGTAATTAAAACTTGGTCAAGAGCAAGTTTAATTACTCCAGATTTTGTTGGACAAACTATTGCAGTTCATAATGGCCGTCAATTTGTACCAGTTTATGTAACAGAAAATATGGTAGGTCATAAATTAGGAGAATTTTCACCAACAAGATCATTTAGAGGTCATGCAGGTGCTAAAAATAAAGGTAAAAAATAA
- a CDS encoding 50S ribosomal protein L3, with amino-acid sequence MSGLIGKKIGMTSIFDENGKNIPCTVIEAGPCIVTQVRTEEVDGYEAIQLGFDDATEKSATKADLGHAKKAGTSVKRKIAEFQGFDEEYKLGDAITVEHFVEGEFVDVSGTSKGKGFQGVVKRHGFGGVGQATHGQHNRLRAPGSIGAASYPARVFKGMRMAGRMGGETIKVQNLRVLKVVADKNLLVVKGCVPGHKNAYVTIQK; translated from the coding sequence ATGTCTGGGTTAATAGGAAAAAAAATCGGTATGACCAGCATCTTTGATGAGAACGGGAAAAATATTCCTTGCACAGTAATCGAAGCTGGACCATGTATCGTTACCCAAGTCAGAACTGAAGAAGTTGATGGTTACGAAGCTATTCAACTTGGTTTCGATGACGCGACAGAAAAAAGTGCTACTAAAGCTGATCTAGGTCATGCTAAAAAAGCAGGAACTTCTGTAAAACGCAAAATCGCCGAATTTCAAGGTTTTGATGAGGAGTACAAATTAGGTGATGCAATCACTGTAGAGCACTTTGTAGAAGGTGAATTTGTTGATGTTTCTGGAACATCAAAAGGTAAAGGATTCCAAGGAGTTGTAAAACGTCATGGTTTTGGTGGTGTAGGACAAGCTACTCACGGTCAACATAACCGTTTAAGAGCACCAGGATCTATTGGAGCTGCTTCTTACCCTGCAAGAGTTTTCAAAGGAATGAGAATGGCAGGACGTATGGGTGGAGAAACAATTAAAGTTCAAAATTTAAGAGTTTTAAAAGTAGTAGCAGATAAGAATCTACTTGTAGTGAAAGGATGTGTTCCAGGTCACAAAAACGCTTATGTAACAATTCAGAAGTAA
- a CDS encoding replication-associated recombination protein A — MNEPLAERLRPKILEDYISQSHLVGPKGTLTQHIKQGLIPSMILWGPPGTGKTTLANIIANTSNRPFYTLSAISSGVKDVRDVIDKAKQSGGLFTTKNPILFIDEIHRFSKSQQDSLLQAVEKGWVTLIGATTENPSFEVIPALLSRCQVYILNSFDKSDLEALLKRAIKNDEKLSKKKIILKETDALLRFSGGDARKLLNIFELIVNSYDTDNIKVTNSAVLEKVQNNTVRYDKTGEQHYDIISAFIKSIRGSDPNAAVYWLARMVEGGEDVKFIARRLLILASEDIGNANPTALVIANSTFQAVSTIGYPESRIILSQCATYLACSAKSNASYEAIKNAQQTVRNTGDLSVPLSIRNAPTKLMKELGYGDNYKYAHNHENNFAEHEFLPDEISNTTFYNPGNNPRENGLREFLKQRWKEKYNY, encoded by the coding sequence ATGAACGAACCCTTAGCAGAACGCCTACGTCCAAAAATATTAGAGGATTACATAAGTCAATCACATTTGGTTGGCCCTAAAGGCACTTTAACCCAGCACATTAAACAAGGTCTTATACCGTCTATGATTTTATGGGGGCCTCCTGGCACTGGAAAAACTACTTTGGCAAATATTATTGCAAATACTTCTAATCGTCCTTTTTATACATTAAGCGCGATCAGTTCTGGTGTTAAAGATGTGAGAGATGTTATTGATAAAGCAAAACAAAGTGGAGGGCTATTCACGACTAAAAACCCAATTTTATTTATTGATGAAATTCATCGGTTTAGTAAATCACAACAAGATTCATTATTACAAGCAGTAGAAAAAGGATGGGTAACACTTATAGGGGCTACTACAGAAAACCCAAGCTTTGAAGTGATTCCAGCACTTTTATCTAGATGTCAAGTTTATATTTTAAACTCTTTTGATAAATCAGATTTAGAAGCGCTTTTAAAACGTGCTATCAAAAACGATGAGAAACTTTCCAAAAAGAAAATCATACTTAAAGAAACGGATGCTTTACTTAGGTTTTCTGGAGGTGATGCTCGTAAATTACTCAACATTTTTGAATTAATCGTAAACTCTTATGATACTGATAATATAAAAGTTACCAATAGTGCTGTTTTAGAAAAAGTACAGAATAACACGGTTAGGTATGACAAGACTGGAGAACAGCATTACGATATTATTTCAGCATTTATAAAATCAATAAGAGGGAGCGACCCAAATGCTGCTGTGTATTGGTTAGCTAGAATGGTCGAAGGTGGTGAGGATGTAAAATTTATAGCTAGACGCTTATTAATTTTAGCAAGTGAAGATATAGGTAATGCAAATCCCACTGCTTTAGTTATTGCAAATAGCACATTTCAAGCAGTATCAACTATAGGCTATCCAGAATCCCGAATTATTTTGAGTCAGTGTGCAACTTATTTAGCTTGCTCTGCAAAAAGTAATGCATCTTATGAAGCAATTAAAAACGCTCAACAAACTGTTAGAAATACAGGCGACCTGAGTGTGCCTTTATCTATTAGAAACGCACCAACCAAGCTTATGAAAGAATTAGGTTATGGCGATAATTATAAGTATGCTCACAATCATGAAAATAATTTTGCTGAGCACGAATTCTTACCAGATGAAATCTCAAACACTACTTTTTATAACCCTGGGAATAATCCTAGAGAAAATGGACTTCGTGAATTCTTAAAACAACGTTGGAAAGAAAAATATAACTATTAA
- a CDS encoding 50S ribosomal protein L2 encodes MSVRKLKPITPGQRFRVVNGFDAITTDKPEKSLLAPKKRSGGRNSQGKMTMRYKGGGHKRRYRVIDFKRNKTGIPAEVASIEYDPNRTAFIALLNYQDGEKRYVIAQNGLQVGQTIVSGEKVAPEIGNAMPLSQIPLGTIISCIELRPGQGAVMARSAGAFAQLMARDGKFATVKLPSGETRLILSGCLATIGVVSNSDHQLLVSGKAGRSRWLGRRPRTRPVVMNPVDHPMGGGEGKSAGGHPRSRNGIPAKGYRTRSKTKASNKYIVERRKK; translated from the coding sequence ATGTCAGTAAGAAAGTTAAAACCGATCACACCAGGACAGCGATTTAGAGTAGTAAATGGATTTGACGCCATTACTACTGATAAGCCGGAGAAAAGTTTATTAGCTCCGAAAAAACGTTCAGGTGGTAGAAACAGTCAAGGTAAAATGACTATGCGCTACAAAGGTGGTGGTCATAAAAGAAGGTATCGTGTTATCGATTTCAAACGTAACAAAACAGGTATTCCTGCAGAAGTTGCTTCTATCGAATACGATCCAAACAGAACTGCGTTTATCGCATTATTAAACTACCAAGATGGCGAAAAAAGATACGTTATTGCTCAAAATGGTTTACAAGTTGGGCAAACTATAGTATCTGGTGAAAAAGTTGCTCCAGAAATTGGAAATGCAATGCCTTTGAGTCAAATTCCTTTAGGAACAATTATTTCTTGTATTGAATTACGTCCAGGTCAAGGAGCTGTTATGGCTCGTAGTGCTGGAGCTTTTGCTCAGTTAATGGCAAGAGATGGTAAATTCGCTACAGTAAAATTACCGTCAGGAGAAACGAGATTAATTCTTTCAGGTTGTTTAGCGACTATAGGAGTTGTGTCTAACTCAGATCATCAATTACTTGTATCTGGTAAAGCAGGTAGAAGCAGATGGTTAGGAAGACGTCCTAGAACAAGACCAGTAGTAATGAATCCAGTTGATCATCCAATGGGTGGTGGTGAAGGTAAATCTGCCGGAGGACACCCACGTTCTAGAAACGGTATTCCAGCTAAAGGATATAGAACCCGTTCTAAAACAAAAGCGAGTAATAAATATATTGTAGAACGTAGAAAGAAATAA
- a CDS encoding 30S ribosomal protein S7: protein MRKRAAKKRPLLPDPRFNDQLVTRFVNMMMWDGKKSIAFKIFYDAIDIVEEKKTDEEKTALEIWKDALSNVMPHVEVRSRRVGGATFQIPMQIRPDRKISTAMKWLISFSRKRNEKSMAQKLAAEVLAAAKEEGAAVKKRVDTHKMAEANKAFSHFRF, encoded by the coding sequence ATGAGAAAAAGAGCAGCCAAAAAAAGACCGCTTTTACCAGATCCAAGATTTAATGATCAATTAGTAACTCGTTTTGTTAATATGATGATGTGGGATGGTAAAAAGTCAATCGCTTTTAAAATTTTCTACGATGCAATTGATATCGTAGAAGAAAAGAAAACTGACGAAGAAAAAACCGCTTTAGAAATTTGGAAAGATGCATTATCTAATGTTATGCCTCACGTAGAAGTACGTAGTCGTAGAGTTGGAGGAGCAACATTTCAGATTCCTATGCAAATTCGTCCAGATCGTAAAATTTCAACTGCAATGAAATGGCTTATTAGCTTTTCACGTAAAAGAAATGAGAAATCTATGGCTCAAAAATTAGCCGCAGAAGTATTAGCTGCAGCTAAAGAAGAAGGAGCAGCCGTTAAGAAAAGAGTAGATACTCATAAAATGGCCGAAGCAAATAAAGCATTCTCTCACTTTAGATTTTAA
- a CDS encoding 50S ribosomal protein L23 translates to MSILIKPIITEKATNASEVNNCYSFQVNTKANKVEIKKAVESVYGVSVEKVRTINVRPDRRTRFTKTGVQHGKTNAIKKAIVQLAEGETIDLYANM, encoded by the coding sequence ATGAGTATCTTAATTAAACCGATAATCACAGAAAAAGCAACTAATGCTAGCGAAGTAAATAATTGCTACAGCTTTCAAGTGAATACAAAGGCGAACAAGGTAGAAATCAAAAAAGCAGTTGAATCTGTTTATGGTGTTTCTGTTGAAAAAGTTCGTACTATAAATGTCCGTCCAGATAGAAGAACTCGTTTTACAAAAACGGGTGTTCAACATGGTAAAACAAATGCAATTAAAAAAGCAATTGTACAACTGGCGGAAGGTGAGACGATTGATTTATACGCTAATATGTAA
- the fusA gene encoding elongation factor G → MARDLKFTRNIGIAAHIDAGKTTTTERVLYYTGVSHKIGEVHDGAATMDWMEQEQERGITITSAATTCEWKFPIENGEPTPETKGYHFNIIDTPGHVDFTVEVNRSLRVLDGLVFLFSAVDGVEPQSETNWRLADNYKVPRIGFVNKMDRQGSNFLGVCQQVKDMLKSNAVPIVLNIGDEADFKGIIDLVKNRAIVWHDETQGATFDVIDIPEDMKEEARKYRALLIEEVATYDENLLEKFMEDEDSITEEEVHAALRAAVMDMAIIPMICGSAFKNKGVQFLLDAVCRYLPSPLDRDNIVGTDPNTGEEAVRRPDAKDPFSALAFKIATDPFVGRLAFFRAYSGRLDAGSYILNNRSGKKERISRIYQMHSNKQNAIDYIEAGDIGAAVGFKDIKTGDTMSDEKNPIVLESMDFPDPVIGIAVEPKTKADVDKLGMSLAKLAEEDPTFTARTDEASGQTIISGMGELHLDIIVDRLKREFKVEVNQGQPQVEYKEAITQRAEHREVYKKQSGGRGKFADIVFTLEPAEEGKVGLEFISEIKGGNVPKEFIPSIEKGFKMAMQNGPLAGYEVDAMKVTLTDGSYHDVDSDQLSFELAAKLGFKNSAKAAKAVIMEPIMKLEVITPEENMGDIVGDLNRRRGQVSDMGDRAGAKTVKATVPLSEMFGYVTTLRTLSSGRATSTMEFSHYAETPSNISEEVIKAAKGVEA, encoded by the coding sequence ATGGCAAGAGATTTAAAATTTACTAGAAATATAGGTATTGCTGCACATATTGATGCAGGAAAAACTACTACTACAGAACGTGTTCTTTATTATACAGGTGTATCTCATAAAATTGGAGAAGTACATGATGGTGCTGCTACAATGGACTGGATGGAGCAAGAGCAAGAAAGAGGTATTACCATTACTTCTGCGGCTACAACTTGTGAATGGAAGTTCCCAATTGAAAATGGAGAGCCTACACCAGAAACTAAAGGATATCATTTTAATATAATTGACACTCCTGGTCACGTGGATTTTACGGTTGAGGTAAACCGTTCGTTACGTGTGCTTGATGGTTTAGTATTCTTATTTAGTGCAGTTGATGGTGTTGAGCCACAATCTGAAACTAACTGGAGACTAGCAGATAACTATAAAGTGCCTAGAATTGGTTTCGTTAACAAAATGGACCGTCAAGGATCTAACTTTTTAGGTGTTTGTCAACAAGTAAAAGACATGTTAAAGTCTAATGCAGTACCAATTGTTTTAAACATTGGTGATGAGGCAGACTTTAAAGGAATTATCGATTTAGTGAAAAATCGTGCTATTGTATGGCATGATGAAACTCAAGGGGCAACTTTTGATGTGATCGATATTCCTGAAGATATGAAAGAAGAAGCTCGTAAATACCGTGCACTTTTAATTGAAGAAGTTGCTACATACGACGAGAATCTTTTAGAGAAATTTATGGAAGATGAAGATTCTATTACGGAAGAAGAAGTGCATGCTGCACTTAGAGCTGCTGTAATGGATATGGCTATCATTCCTATGATTTGTGGTTCTGCTTTTAAAAATAAAGGAGTTCAGTTTTTATTAGATGCTGTATGTCGCTATTTACCATCTCCTTTAGATAGAGATAATATTGTGGGTACAGATCCTAATACAGGAGAAGAAGCTGTTCGTAGACCTGATGCAAAAGATCCTTTCTCTGCATTAGCATTTAAAATTGCTACCGATCCTTTCGTAGGTCGTTTAGCTTTCTTTAGAGCATACTCAGGTCGTTTAGATGCAGGTTCTTATATCTTGAACAACCGTTCAGGTAAAAAAGAACGTATCTCTCGTATTTATCAAATGCACTCAAATAAGCAAAACGCTATCGATTATATCGAAGCAGGAGATATTGGGGCAGCAGTTGGATTTAAGGATATTAAGACTGGTGATACTATGTCTGATGAAAAGAATCCTATTGTTTTAGAATCTATGGACTTCCCAGATCCAGTAATTGGTATTGCGGTTGAACCTAAAACTAAAGCAGATGTTGATAAGTTAGGTATGTCTTTAGCGAAATTAGCTGAAGAAGATCCAACATTTACAGCAAGAACAGATGAAGCTTCAGGACAGACTATTATTTCTGGAATGGGTGAGCTTCACTTAGATATTATTGTTGACCGTCTTAAGCGCGAGTTTAAAGTTGAAGTAAATCAAGGTCAACCACAAGTTGAGTATAAAGAAGCAATTACACAACGTGCAGAACACAGAGAAGTTTATAAGAAACAATCTGGTGGACGTGGTAAATTCGCAGATATTGTATTTACACTTGAACCTGCTGAAGAAGGAAAAGTAGGATTAGAATTTATTTCTGAAATTAAAGGTGGTAATGTTCCTAAGGAATTTATCCCTTCAATTGAAAAAGGATTTAAAATGGCTATGCAGAATGGACCATTAGCTGGATATGAAGTTGATGCTATGAAAGTAACATTAACAGATGGATCTTACCACGATGTGGATTCGGATCAATTATCTTTCGAGTTGGCTGCAAAACTTGGATTTAAAAACTCTGCAAAAGCTGCAAAAGCAGTAATTATGGAGCCTATTATGAAACTTGAGGTAATTACTCCTGAAGAAAATATGGGTGATATTGTAGGAGATTTAAATAGAAGAAGAGGACAAGTAAGTGATATGGGAGATAGAGCTGGTGCAAAAACTGTAAAAGCTACTGTACCGCTTTCAGAAATGTTTGGATATGTTACTACATTAAGAACATTGTCATCAGGTCGTGCAACGTCAACAATGGAATTTTCACATTATGCTGAAACACCTTCAAATATATCTGAAGAAGTAATTAAGGCAGCTAAAGGTGTTGAAGCTTAA
- the rlmB gene encoding 23S rRNA (guanosine(2251)-2'-O)-methyltransferase RlmB: MEKETRIFGIRAIIEAINSDKTIDKVFLQKGLRGELFNELEQLLRKNSINSSYVPIEKLNRLTNKNHQGAVAQISPIEFYDLENLVLNIIESGKTPLFLLLDQLSDVRNFGAIIRTAECTGVNGIIIQKKGGAPVNGDTIKTSAGAVFKIPICKVDHIKDAMFHLQASGIKVIAATEKTNNTIYDVSFKEPCAIIMGSEGKGINPSVLKLVDDKAKLPMYGEIGSLNVSVACGAFLYEVVRQRM; this comes from the coding sequence ATGGAAAAAGAGACCAGAATATTTGGAATTAGAGCTATTATAGAAGCTATAAATTCTGATAAAACTATAGATAAAGTTTTTTTACAAAAAGGATTAAGAGGAGAATTATTTAATGAATTAGAGCAATTATTAAGAAAAAACTCAATAAACTCATCTTACGTACCTATTGAAAAATTGAATCGTTTAACAAATAAAAATCATCAAGGTGCAGTAGCTCAAATCTCTCCTATTGAATTTTATGATTTAGAAAACTTGGTTTTAAATATTATTGAATCTGGGAAAACACCTTTATTCTTACTTTTAGATCAGCTGAGTGATGTTCGTAATTTTGGAGCTATTATACGAACAGCAGAATGCACCGGGGTTAATGGCATAATTATACAAAAAAAAGGAGGCGCACCAGTAAATGGAGATACTATAAAAACTAGTGCAGGTGCTGTATTTAAAATTCCTATATGTAAAGTAGACCATATTAAAGATGCAATGTTTCACTTACAAGCTTCAGGCATAAAAGTGATAGCTGCTACTGAAAAAACCAATAATACAATTTATGATGTTTCTTTTAAAGAACCTTGTGCTATTATTATGGGGTCTGAAGGCAAAGGGATAAATCCCTCTGTTTTAAAGTTAGTAGATGACAAAGCAAAACTACCAATGTATGGAGAAATTGGATCTCTAAATGTTTCCGTAGCTTGTGGTGCATTTTTATATGAAGTTGTACGACAGCGGATGTAG
- a CDS encoding 30S ribosomal protein S10, with translation MSQKIRIKLKSYDHNLVDKSADKIVKTVKSTGAVVTGPIPLPTHKKIFTVLRSPHVNKKSREQFQLSSYKRLLDIYSSSSKTIDALMKLELPSGVEVEIKV, from the coding sequence ATGAGTCAAAAAATTAGAATAAAATTAAAATCTTACGATCATAACTTAGTAGATAAGTCTGCTGATAAGATTGTAAAAACAGTAAAAAGTACAGGAGCTGTTGTAACTGGACCAATTCCATTACCAACACATAAGAAAATTTTCACTGTTTTACGTTCACCACACGTAAATAAGAAGTCTAGAGAACAATTTCAATTAAGCTCTTATAAGAGATTATTAGATATTTACTCTTCATCTTCAAAAACGATAGATGCTTTAATGAAACTTGAATTACCAAGTGGTGTTGAAGTAGAAATTAAAGTGTAA
- a CDS encoding rhomboid family intramembrane serine protease — protein sequence MEQDEFKYYTGIIGYPILFILIIWFVFWFEVKFGYRFNEFGVYPRTLKGLRGIVFSPFIHGDIKHLYHNTIPLFVLSMALFYFYRTISWKVIFYGIFLSGFLTWIIARPANHIGASGLIYVLMSFILFKGIFAKHFRLIALSFLIIFLYGSMIWYVFPIKEEISWEGHLSGLIVGFLFALMFKKSIVKPKRYVWEEDDYNEDEDPFLKHFDENGNFIEHIETPETEEQPKVNYIYKEGDKD from the coding sequence ATGGAACAAGATGAATTTAAATATTATACGGGAATAATAGGATATCCAATACTGTTTATATTAATAATCTGGTTTGTCTTTTGGTTTGAAGTGAAATTTGGATATCGTTTTAATGAATTTGGAGTATACCCTAGAACATTAAAAGGATTGAGAGGAATTGTGTTTAGTCCATTTATTCACGGGGATATAAAACACTTATATCATAATACAATTCCTTTGTTTGTGCTTTCTATGGCATTATTTTATTTTTATAGAACAATCTCTTGGAAAGTTATTTTTTATGGAATCTTTTTGTCTGGCTTTCTAACTTGGATTATCGCTCGACCTGCAAACCATATAGGAGCAAGTGGATTAATTTATGTATTGATGAGTTTTATTTTGTTTAAAGGGATTTTTGCAAAGCACTTTAGATTAATAGCATTATCATTTTTAATTATTTTCCTTTATGGAAGTATGATTTGGTATGTGTTTCCAATAAAAGAAGAAATTTCTTGGGAAGGGCACTTATCTGGACTTATAGTTGGATTCTTGTTTGCCTTGATGTTTAAAAAATCAATTGTAAAACCAAAGCGATATGTTTGGGAAGAAGATGATTATAATGAAGATGAAGATCCTTTTTTAAAACACTTTGATGAAAATGGAAATTTTATAGAGCATATAGAAACCCCTGAAACAGAAGAACAACCAAAAGTTAATTATATTTATAAAGAAGGTGATAAAGACTAA
- a CDS encoding 30S ribosomal protein S12 has translation MPTISQLVRKGRAKITKKSKSAALNSCPQRRGVCTRVYTTTPKKPNSAMRKVARVRLTNGNEVNAYIPGEGHNLQEHSIVLVRGGRVKDLPGVRYHIVRGALDTAGVEGRTQRRSKYGAKRPKK, from the coding sequence ATGCCTACAATTTCACAATTAGTACGAAAAGGAAGAGCCAAAATAACCAAGAAGAGTAAATCGGCTGCTTTAAATTCGTGTCCTCAAAGACGAGGAGTGTGTACACGTGTTTATACTACAACACCAAAAAAACCAAACTCAGCAATGCGTAAAGTTGCAAGGGTAAGGTTAACAAATGGTAATGAGGTAAATGCATACATTCCAGGAGAAGGACACAATTTACAAGAGCACTCGATAGTATTGGTTAGAGGTGGAAGGGTAAAAGATTTACCAGGAGTTAGATATCACATTGTTCGTGGCGCTTTAGACACCGCTGGTGTAGAAGGAAGAACACAACGTAGATCTAAGTATGGTGCAAAACGCCCAAAGAAGTAA
- a CDS encoding noncanonical pyrimidine nucleotidase, YjjG family yields MKIKNIEHIFFDLDHTLWDFDKNSGLTFEKIFKLNDLDIDIKEFLKVYEPINFQYWKLFREDKIDKVKLRFNRLYDTFNHLNINIKSSMIYKLSKDYISHLTSFNHLFDGAIDVLEYLKPNYKLHIITNGFKEVQQSKLNKSNIDHYFDVVINSEMVGVKKPNPKIFKHALLMTNASLDNSIMIGDNYEADVLGAINFGMDAICYNYHNESLSKNIKEVNHLIEIRKYL; encoded by the coding sequence ATGAAAATTAAAAATATAGAACACATTTTTTTTGATTTAGATCATACGCTTTGGGATTTTGATAAAAACTCTGGACTTACTTTCGAAAAGATTTTTAAATTAAATGATTTGGATATTGATATAAAAGAATTTCTCAAAGTTTATGAGCCTATTAATTTTCAATATTGGAAATTATTCCGAGAAGATAAAATCGATAAAGTAAAACTTCGTTTCAATAGACTTTACGATACATTTAATCATTTAAATATTAACATTAAATCTAGTATGATTTATAAATTATCTAAAGATTATATAAGTCATCTAACTAGTTTTAATCATTTGTTTGATGGAGCGATTGATGTTTTAGAATATTTAAAGCCTAATTATAAGCTCCATATTATAACTAATGGGTTTAAAGAAGTACAACAATCAAAATTAAATAAATCTAATATTGATCATTATTTTGATGTTGTTATAAATTCTGAAATGGTAGGAGTGAAAAAACCAAATCCTAAGATTTTTAAGCATGCATTATTAATGACTAATGCAAGTTTAGATAATAGTATTATGATTGGAGATAATTATGAAGCAGATGTTTTGGGAGCTATAAATTTTGGAATGGATGCAATCTGTTATAATTATCATAATGAAAGTTTATCAAAAAATATTAAAGAGGTAAACCATTTAATAGAAATACGAAAGTATCTTTAA
- a CDS encoding 50S ribosomal protein L4, whose protein sequence is MKVAVLDINGKDTGRKADLSKDVFAIEPNNHAVYLDVKQYLANQRQGTHKAKERAEISGSTRKIKKQKGTGTARAGSIKSGVFKGGGRMFGPRPRNYGFKLNKNVKRLARRSALTIKANEKAITVLEDFNFDAPKTKNFTAVLKALDLENKKTLFVLGASNNNVYLSSRNLKSSEVVTSSELSTYKVLNANQIVLLESSLEGIESNLSK, encoded by the coding sequence ATGAAGGTAGCAGTTTTAGATATAAACGGAAAAGACACAGGTAGAAAGGCAGACCTTTCTAAAGATGTGTTTGCTATAGAGCCTAATAATCATGCAGTATACTTAGATGTAAAGCAATATCTTGCTAATCAACGTCAAGGAACGCATAAGGCTAAAGAAAGAGCTGAGATCTCTGGAAGTACACGTAAGATTAAAAAACAAAAAGGTACTGGTACTGCAAGAGCAGGGAGTATTAAGTCAGGTGTATTTAAAGGAGGTGGACGTATGTTTGGCCCTAGACCAAGAAATTATGGGTTCAAGCTTAATAAAAATGTAAAACGTTTAGCACGTAGATCTGCATTAACAATTAAAGCAAACGAAAAAGCAATTACTGTTTTAGAAGACTTTAATTTTGATGCACCAAAGACTAAAAATTTTACTGCAGTTTTAAAGGCATTAGACCTAGAAAACAAAAAAACTTTGTTTGTGTTGGGAGCTTCAAATAATAATGTATATTTGTCGTCACGCAATTTAAAAAGCTCTGAAGTGGTAACATCTTCAGAATTAAGCACTTATAAGGTTTTAAATGCAAATCAAATAGTGCTTTTAGAAAGCTCTTTAGAAGGAATTGAATCGAATTTAAGTAAATAG
- a CDS encoding 50S ribosomal protein L22, which translates to MGSRKKQMAEAIKAEKKQIAFAKLNNCPTSPRKMRLVADLVRGEQVEKALNILRFSQKEASRRLEKLLLSAVANWQAKNEEASVEDAELFVKEIKVDSGTMLKRLRPAPQGRAHRIRKRSNHVTLVLGANNNTQSN; encoded by the coding sequence ATGGGAAGTCGTAAAAAACAAATGGCAGAGGCTATTAAAGCAGAGAAAAAGCAAATCGCTTTTGCAAAGCTTAATAACTGTCCTACGTCACCAAGAAAAATGCGTTTAGTAGCCGATTTAGTAAGAGGCGAACAAGTAGAAAAAGCACTTAATATTTTAAGGTTCAGTCAAAAAGAGGCATCACGTCGTTTAGAAAAGTTATTGCTATCTGCAGTTGCAAACTGGCAAGCTAAAAACGAAGAAGCTAGTGTTGAAGATGCTGAATTATTTGTAAAAGAGATTAAAGTAGATAGCGGAACAATGCTAAAAAGATTACGTCCAGCACCGCAAGGTCGTGCGCACAGAATTAGAAAACGTTCTAATCACGTAACTTTAGTATTAGGAGCTAATAATAACACACAAAGCAATTAA